In one window of Gopherus evgoodei ecotype Sinaloan lineage unplaced genomic scaffold, rGopEvg1_v1.p scaffold_90_arrow_ctg1, whole genome shotgun sequence DNA:
- the LOC115644122 gene encoding zinc finger protein 239-like: MVSENEEEKPQQEDAEQVEPHGTLAGRSKGNVSGSCALPEKAKDCETQHRPEENFSSHSDLIRGKRINLDETRYRCHKCGKSFNRSSTLLTHWRTHTGEKPYTCSECGKSFNRSSALITHQTIHTGEKPYECSECGKRFIDSSTLISHQRIHTGEMPYTCSECGKSFNQHSHLITHQRIHTGETPYTCSECGKSFNQSSALITHQRIHTGEMPYTCSECGKSFNKSSNLITHRRIHTGEKPYGCSECGKRFIDNSTLTSHQRIHTGEKPYTCSECGKSFNQSSNLIKHHRIHTGEMPFTCSECGKSFSQHSQLISHCRIHTGEKPYTCSECGKRFRYSSALTTHQRIHTGEKPYGCSECGKRFIHC, translated from the exons atggtgagtgagaatgaggaggagaaaccccagcaggaagatgctgaACAAGTAGAACCACATGGAACATTAGcaggaagatccaaagggaatgtttccgGGAGTTGTGCACTCCCAGAAAAAGCGAAAGACTGTGAGActcagcacaggccagaggaaAACTTCAGTAGCCACTCAGACCTTATTAGAGGCAAGAGAATCAACCTGGACGAGACACGCTACAGATGCCataagtgtgggaaaagcttcaatcggagCTCAACCCTTCTCACACATTGGAGAacccacactggagagaaaccctacacgtgctctgagtgcgggaaaagcttcaatcggagCTCTGCCCTGATCAcac ATCAGACAATCCACACGGGCGAGAAACCTTAtgaatgctctgagtgtgggaaacgctTCATTGATAGTTCAACTCTCATCTCACATCagcgaatccacacaggagagatgccctacacatgctctgagtgcgggaaaagctttaaTCAGCACTCACACCTTATCACAC atcagagaatccacacaggagagacgccctacacatgctctgagtgtgggaaaagcttcaatcagagctctgccctgatcacacatcagagaatccacacaggagagatgccctacacatgctctgagtgtgggaaaagcttcaataagagctcaaaccttatcacacacaggagaatccacacaggagaaaaaccatatggatgctctgagtgtgggaaacgctTCATTGATAATTCAACCCTCACCTCACATCAgcggatccacacaggagagaagccctacacgtgctctgagtgtgggaaaagcttcaatcagagctcaaACCTTATCAAACATcatagaatccacacaggagagatgcccttcacatgctctgagtgtgggaaaagctttagtcaGCACTCACAACTTATCTCACAttgtagaatccacacaggagagaaaccctacacatgctctgagtgcggaAAACGCTTCCGTTATAGCTCAGCCCTTaccacacatcagagaatccacacaggtgaaAAACCGtatggatgctctgagtgtgggaaacgctTCATTCATTGTTAA